The segment GAGAAACTGCTCGGAAGCCGTGGCTGAACCGGTGGGGAGGGGAGTTCCAGCGGGGTCGTCGTTCATGATACAGGAGTGTCGAGCACGGTCCGAAGCGCGCAGGCCAGCGCCTGCGTACGGAAGGGTTTCTGCAGGAAGATGCCGCCCGGGAGTGCAGGAGCGCGATCGAGGATCGCGCGGCCGTGGCCGCTCGTGAAGATCACGCCGAGTCCGGGAGCAGCGGCCCGGAGCTGGGCAGCGAGGTCCAGGCCGCTTTGGCGACCGTCCAACACCACGTCCGTGAGGAGCAGCCGGATCCGCGAGCGGTGCCATTTCCACGTCTCCCGCGCGTCGGCGGCGGTGCCGGCCTGTAACACACGGTAACCGAGATCCTGCAGGACGGCGGTCGTGAATTCACGCGTCAGTGGGTCGTCCTCCACAAAGAGGATGGTCGGATGACCAAGGCTAGAACGATCGTCCCGTATCGCCGGCTCGTCGGGCACGGCGTCGCTGGGGGCGGCGGGGAGGAACACCGTGAACTCCGTGCCGGCGCCGGGAGTGGATTTGACCGCCAGCCAGCCTTGGTGCTGCTGCAGGATGCTGTACGCGGCGGCCAGGCCAAGGCCGGCGCCGTGCCCTGGCGGCTTGGTCGTGACAAACGGCTCGAACAGCCGCGGCAGCACTTCGGGCGCGATGCCGGTGCCGGTGTCAGCGACGACCACTGTGACGAATTCACCGGCCCGTGGGCCCGCGTGCCGGGCCGCCTCGGCGGCGGTGAGGACAACATTGGCGGTGCTCACGCGACACTCGCCCCCGTGCGGCATCGCGTCGCTGGCGTTGCGCGTCAGGGCGACGAGTATCTGTTCGAGCATGTCGGCGTCCGCGCGGACGAGGCGCAGCCCGGGCGCGAGTCCTAGTTCCAGCGTGAGGCCGCGGTGCAGCGACCGTTGCAGCACGGTGGTCAACTGGGTGGCCAGCGCATTGAGATCGAGCGTCCGCAGCTGCGGCGGCGAACGACCGCTAAGAAACAGCAACTGCCGGGTCAGACTGACGGCGCGTTCTCCGGCCATATAGATTTCATTCAGCCGTTCGCGCGTTTGCTCATCGAGCGCGGGATCACCCAACAGCATCATTGTGCGGCCGGTGATCGTCGTCAGCAGCGTGTTGAGCGGGGGCGCCAACCCGGCGGTGAGCTGCACAAACGGCCGCAGGTCGGTTGGCGTGGAAAATGACGCGATCGGAACGCTCGCGTCGTCATCGGTGCGCGAGGTCATGGGCGGGAGTGGCTTGTCCAGGTCAGCTGTGTCTTCTGCCTGACCGCAGGCGCCGGGAGTGAGTACATGACGCGGGAGCGGCAGCGTCCGCCGCCATGCTGGTGATTGTGCTCAGCGCGCTGGCGACGACAAGCCCGGCGTGTCGCCGCCACCAATCAACCTAGCGCTTGAGTTCCGAGGTTGATTCCGTGGCTCGCAGCAGGAGCAGCGGACGGTTCGGTGGCCGTGCCTCGAGCCGCCCGGCGAAAAACGCGCCTACGGGTCGCCGCTTGACAGCGCCGGGCTGGAGCAATCACTCACCGGCATGCGAATCCTCATTTCCGTGCTCGCGGCCGCGCTGCTGAGCGGATCGACCGGGCTGGGCAACCAGCCAGAGACCGCCGCTCCGAACCTCGATCAGTTGCGCGCGATGACGGCGCGGTTCGTGCCAGTGGAGA is part of the Opitutus terrae PB90-1 genome and harbors:
- a CDS encoding ATP-binding protein; translation: MTSRTDDDASVPIASFSTPTDLRPFVQLTAGLAPPLNTLLTTITGRTMMLLGDPALDEQTRERLNEIYMAGERAVSLTRQLLFLSGRSPPQLRTLDLNALATQLTTVLQRSLHRGLTLELGLAPGLRLVRADADMLEQILVALTRNASDAMPHGGECRVSTANVVLTAAEAARHAGPRAGEFVTVVVADTGTGIAPEVLPRLFEPFVTTKPPGHGAGLGLAAAYSILQQHQGWLAVKSTPGAGTEFTVFLPAAPSDAVPDEPAIRDDRSSLGHPTILFVEDDPLTREFTTAVLQDLGYRVLQAGTAADARETWKWHRSRIRLLLTDVVLDGRQSGLDLAAQLRAAAPGLGVIFTSGHGRAILDRAPALPGGIFLQKPFRTQALACALRTVLDTPVS